A single genomic interval of Aedes aegypti strain LVP_AGWG chromosome 1, AaegL5.0 Primary Assembly, whole genome shotgun sequence harbors:
- the LOC110674615 gene encoding uncharacterized protein LOC110674615: MEFNKDEYEEEEYLEEPGDMDSDHHDNEWFPQQQTPSPQPLCSQDPLPIPDDLSEVNHFLPVDGSDDDDHSCFNCSIVSDGAAENYLYFFKATMFRRLYRGQMRPREVGTKNVFGDSVEDVIKCIWKLSVAHVSRQINSDDDGPKWAEKQVPDQEDIEKFVTMQDQMKRKAYTISGVTPRLLISWRGKQIKMFIHAYSVNVETNPQHQMVLKQLIAPNNPDRSGAHSTRDDAALAKELKNNHPELEGHHSSWLLWANTIHSLAAHKQEEMKNAPSPPLELAKFFRWAGVSEAARLQSVHRGHQWLML; this comes from the exons ATGGAGTTCAATAAGGATGA GTACGAGGAGGAGGAGTATTTGGAAGAGCCGGGAGACATGGATTCTGATCATCACGATAATGAATGGTTTCCTCAACAACAAACACCCTCTCCGCAGCCTTTGTGTTCTCAGGACCCGTTACCGATTCCAGATGATTTGAGTGAAGTGAACCATTTTCTCCCCGTCGATGGTTCCGACGATGACGaccattcatgttttaattgcTCGATAGTATCCGATGGCGCTGCGGAGAACTATTTGTACTTTTTCAAAGCAACAATGTTCCGTCGGCTTTATCGAGGTCAGATGCGCCCAAGAGAAGTGGGAActaagaatgtttttggagatTCTGTTGAAGACGTAATTAAATGCATTTGGAAGTTGTCTGTAGCGCATGTATCGAGACAAATCAATTCTGATGATGATGGACCAAAGTGGGCTGAAAAGCAAGTCCCGGACCAAGAAGATATTGAGAAGTTCGTCACGATGCAAGATCAAATGAAAAGGAAGGCCTACACTATTTCTGGAGTCACTCCTCGATTGCTCATTTCATGGAGAGGCAAGCAAATCAAAATGTTCATTCATGCATATTCGGTAAATGTTGAAACCAACCCTCAACACCAAATGGTCCTCAAACAGTTAATTGCACCCAACAATCCAGATCGTTCGGGAGCTCATTCGACCCGGGATGATGCAGCTCTAGCAAAAGAGTTGAAGAACAACCATCCTGAACTGGAAGGCCATCACAGTTCCTGGTTGTTATGGGCCAACACAATTCATTCGTTAGCGGCGCATAAacaagaggaaatgaaaaatgCTCCGTCGCCTCCTTTGGAACTTGCGAAGTTTTTCAGGTGGGCTGGCGTCTCGGAAGCAGCCCGACTACAATCTGTTCATCGGGGGCATCAGTGGCTCATGCTGTAA